The Phlebotomus papatasi isolate M1 chromosome 3, Ppap_2.1, whole genome shotgun sequence genomic sequence agcgagaaatgccttgaaaggttcccggaaaggtcagggaatgagcgaatccgcacgtacttggagtatcgaagtcaactcactttaatgaatgatatggagagtttccgggcttcttgtgactctacgtttcccttacatgaacaggaagaggacttggtaagattggttcatgaaatgaagaacaatgggcattctattgaggcggattagctgtccaaatttacagccaagttggccaaattaataaacaagttgtccaaaataagagccaaagtcacctctacatatcaattcatttttaaacgtattaagactaattttagtaaaaacaaagacaataaacccttgctaagtttctaaacaatccttctgaaaagagagtaacaagaaatgtcaattagtattgaaaatatcccacttcaaacttggaacttcgatgcttataagcagactgtctaaaattatgagcccttaccctatatgcGATATGCCCCTAATTCATGTACCAATTTAGAGTGAATATCCATTgcatttcattttcttttgccaaagaaCTTAATAACTGCGCGAAGTTCCAATTATTCCTTTTGAAGAATGCTCTCACATGATAACTTTTAATTAGTTTGCAAgacaagcaaaaaaaattatcaggaATAACCAAGAAACTTGACATGGGTTAAATTCATACTAAGAATGATGCTAAATTATCGATTCTTCATGAAGATAGAGAAATGGAAGGAACTAAGGGCAAGATACAGGATATAATACAAGAGACTGTATAGTGTATAGTAGACCCTCACTTATTCGTATATACTCTtcgaagtctgaaagccttcccctatcaCACAATTTTGGGTAGTGCAATTTTCTTTAGCCTTGGATGCATAAGCACTGCATCGAAGTTAATTAGGATGCTGCAAAACAATTCAGCTTTtcagaaaaacaaatttgttcgaaaattgaaaaattaaccgATCGAACCAATCAATCTTTATATATAGACAATTCTccatatattattttaatatgcaaatttagccattaaaaaaagataaaagaaaataataatctgTTCTAGTGACAAGATAAAGtggtaaaaatttttctttcggtctattttttttaaacaatttttgctAATTATTTCCTTGGTTCTTTTGTAATTATATGTGCTTCTTTTCCAGTGCAATATGttaaattaattgcaaaattcCAAAGAAATGTGAAATTACGTGAAATTAGGTTCCTCAATCAATTACactgataaaaaaagaaaacgtgAGTGAGTGACTTTTACGCTAAAGCGATGCAATTCTAAGTATTTCAGTCATCCATTATAATCAAACAATTTGCTTTGAGCAATAGAAGATAACTGCTTTCCAGGAATAGATAGTGCGAATTTGGATTAATGTCACTGGAGCAGACcttgaaaatttctttcttaTCGTTATATAATCACCTTTTGATTTCTGTGATAGTTAATTAGTTACATTTATAATTGATCATAATTTGATGGTTATGattgaaattaattctttttattaattaaaaagttaatTGAAGATTGTTTCTTTTACATTTGTACGTTATATACATCacctttagggcagaatcacattgacaataaaatgctcgtcgtagcctcaccgtatttcgttaatttacgcattttcattgcaattcttatgcaaattttccattaccgtattaccttatctcatattcggtgacactaggtgaaaataatataagaaaattgaagaaataaaatgaaaacgcgataaacggtgagtaaaaaaactgtacgaatattaccgtttatcgcattttcgttttatttcttcaattttgttatattatttttacctagtgccaccgagtatgagataaggtaatacggtaatggaaaatttgcgtaagaattgcaatcaaattgcgtaaattaacgaaatacggtgagaaatttactgtcaatgtgattctgcccttcaGCTTTATCTGCCTTCTTAGAGAAAATTCTACTGCAGAAAAATTTTCTTACAGCTTACGAAAATCGTATTTCTTACGTCattaaaattactttcaatTTAAATCCCTAAAGGAAGGGTACGCTAATCTACCCCAAGAACTGTAAGGACCTATCCCGGATTTTCGGTGATATCTAAAAGATGTTTCATTGCGCAATCTTTCCATTCACAGCAGGAAGTTGGATAAGagaaaagacattcgaagatcgatttcgaaagccaaaagacagacatttttacttttcatttcGTCCACGCAGTGGTTGATGTACTTCCCgttcgaattttgaattttctcgATTGTCAACATGTGTAAGTTTTCACTTTGTTGTGAGAAAATCAAAGTAACGTGGCTCGTAATATTTTTGTTCCATTACAATTCCCGTCATAATCACTGAGAAAGTCATTGAAGACTTTCTTGTGTGATagttaataaatttttacaatcttgtataaaaatttagatcgaaaatttgaaattcaatttgagCTCTTCGCATTTATTTGTTCATTCAAAAGCAATCTTTTAGTCGAGGCTCTTTCGGAATATCAGATTCCAAATGTAAATGAAAGGAATTTAGATTTTCTGTAGGAacattctgtaacagtatgacaacgtcatatgacaaatttaaaattttttatacatGTTAAGTTCGGAAGAATTAGTAGAAAATCCTATTCATATCAGTAAGTAAAAATTTCATAGAGTTCCTTGCAATGGCCATTCAATGTTCATTGGGATTTAATATTATCCTGCTCATACATTTACCATGAATATTTGTCGCATGACTTTgccatattgttacagaattccactaggggaaagtactctcccttcgaacgttcatgctttcgaataatgtgaattttcttttagttttcctaagagacttgcacatttctattaaatattagttggcttatcatcaattgttgataatttcgtgataatttagtgtaaatctcttacgaaaaacaaaaaaaatcacattattcgaaggcatgaacgtcgaagggagagcactttcccctactggaaAACTGAGTTATTTTTCAGCATTTTGATTAGCCAAAATTTATTGGCTTAACATTAGCAAAGGATATCTTAAAGATCATTAAGTTCTTCGAAAATCAAGTCAAGTTCGTGTCTGTCATGTGTTAATCTATTCGCTTCTTCTAAGATCTCAAAAGTGGAATTTTATCTTATTCCTTCTAAAATTTGTTCAAAAGTATAAATCATTTAGTGGAGAACCGAACCGTTCTTCAGTATCAACACAGACATAAAAGCTACAGATATTATAAActctcatgaaaaaaaaaacttgaaatctTCAGAACTTTAGGTGGTACTTTTGCTGCAATACAGGGTAACCACCTTCCGAAAGTATCGGGAATGCTGATCTTTTCAAAGATCAAACAACAATAgtctatctccagagcttttggGAAAGATCATTGTTGTTTGTTCTCTGAGAGGATCAGCATCCCTGAGGAATCCCAAAAGAGGTCCCCTTTCTCTACAGATCTAAAACATATAAGCGATACATGTACAATCAAACATCGAGCACGTGCTATTACGCCAAGATAACAGTGGGGAAGCCCTATATTTTCGTCAGTCATTTTTAGACACAGAAAATACTGAATTTGCACAAGTTCCGGTGATCAAGATTGATTAGGGTGAGCGTAAGATAAGCTGTCTTATGGTGCATTTACTCGCGTGGAGGTCGTGTGACACCTCCAGTGAAAGCGCTTCAATCATGCTTGGTAATTAACGGAAATTATCGATAAGACTTATCTATAGCTCATTGCTCAATTCGTCGTAGTAAATCTACATTGCAACTGATGCAGCGGACTTTCGCTATAAATATTTTCGGGAATGGACGGTTAGAGCACAGTTCCATAGAGTTCTTCCACTCAACCAGTTATGAAGTGTAAGATATTGTCTTAAACCGGTTTCTTGCGAACCGAAAGAAATCGGAAAGTTctaattttgtttctttttttttgtcgaatAGACTTCCTTCTAACCCTTGCAGTCTTGGCAGCTGGAGCTCTAGGGGCTCCACTGACCAATCAGGCTCCCTCGAATGAAGGGACTGTATCCCACGGAAGGCCAGCCTGTCGGACTTCGGAGGAACTAACACTAAGACTGTATCGACACAATTGGGATCCGTCCAAATGGTGGGAATGTACTGAGGCTGACCAGCCCGCTGTGATGAAATCCTGCCCACAAGGCGAACTCTTCTGGGATGTCACAAAGACCTGTGTTCCGGAGGACAGATGGGTCTGGACTGATCCCCATGATCCACCCAGCTCTGCCGATTGGGATGGAGCTCCACCCGAAAGAATCTGCCCTGGCAACAACCCAACTTGCCCCAACCCTTGCCCTACTCCCTGTCCACCACCTCCCTGTCCTACTCCGTGTCCTCCACCCTGTCCTACCCCTTGCCCTACCCCCTGTCCTACTCCTTGCCCTCCCTGCCCAGAAACGACTACTTGTCCAACAACAACGCCCTCAACTACAACAACTACTACTACGACGACAACAACTACAACTACGACCACAACAACCACAACCACAACAACAACCACAACCACAACAACCACGACTACGACAACTACACCCTGTCCACCTACTCCGTGCCCACCTACTCCGTGCCCGCCTACTCCGTGCCCGCCTACTCCGTGCCCGCCTACTCCGTGCCCGCCTACTCCGTGCCCACCTACTCCGTGCCCTCCAACACCCTGTCCAGATCCAGATACAATGATCTGCAGGTCGGAACACATGGGCATGCAATGGCCAGGAACCCGTCCTAATAGCTTCTTCGTATGCCACACAATTAACATGCCAGCAATCGAGATGAACTGCCCAGCTGGCACTAACTTCGTGTTTGAAAGGCAAACATGCGAATGAATAATACTGACGACAAGTAAAGCACAAAAACCACAAGCAAGGACAACGCACTAATTATTCCACTGTAAATTATGCACATGTGTACTATATATGATCTCCTCCCTTTGTTAGAGTCCCCTGTAGTTCCCAGTAGATACCAAACCTTGTAGTAACAgtattaatgaaataaaaattgcattgtaaaaaaataacaattttctttgaataacATCTCATATAGGAAGTAGACCTTCCTGTATGTGGGAAGGCCCATGACCCAAGGGATAAAGTGAAGTAAAGTTCACTAaatggatgcaattcgaacacctgagaaaaattccagaaaaattCTGAGTGACCTAAAGAAGATTCGAGCCCTGAACAATTGCATCTTAGAGCAATTGTTCCATcgcttgacccattgagtgccctttcTTAGAAAATACTTTCTTCAAAGATCTTGTGCACAAAATGTAAATTTGTTGGAATGATGAGCATCTTGTAGAGCTTCTtttcttgtgatttttttggttaaaaaattaGCTCCGCCCACAAATATGTTTAGGTCACACCCTTTTCGGAAATTGTGAACAATTGCATTTCTGTTTTTTCTATCAATACATTTTCGTTTTAAATATCTTCATCACATCAATCTTTCTTTGTAAATGTAGTATATTTCTGAGTAAATGTGACTTagcaatatatttaaaaaactggGCACATATAAATTTAAGTGGAAGTATGAGAAGGAGGCGTCAACTCCGCAGGCCACTTGCCTTGGGCATGCAGCACGTCTAGTATCTATctacttttactgctcgaactccccggagagagcagtatacaatccctcgattttttcacctcccGGGGGccatttttctcaacaaatcttcgcgtttcagacgatttctgagaaatgtcgtcacgctgtttgttcgtccagctgtcgccagctctacaggccaaacggtaagagatagcgacttgggaccttcgggggacccttccataagtcgacccaaggatcgttaacattccCATAATTTTCCCCCCACCCATCTTCTTCCCCtctaaaactatgttttttgggattgctcgaaaacgcgtcgtgcaattttttttttcatttttggatatgttttagagattacccaggagGATAACCGACCATGTGTGAGAATTCCGTTGAGTCATtgctaataacggtttttcaaggtcaaacactgagaaaaaaagagggtgcaattaacattttttcctcataaatttaacaaattttaggtgtaaaaatatatcaacattttttaatgttaattttacgccttattaagggtaaaattaacacgaagaAGGGTACCTTTagcccctaatacacctaaaaagggtaatatttacaccgattttggatcaatactgcagggtaaaattaacatttccggaatgttattttaactttttcggatttctctcagtgaaggttaaattaaaaaggctctagagagcgcatttatcaatcgAATAAGGTTtcttttgggctcgttggaaaggtcttgaaatttccgacaAGACTGAACGGGTTCCAATCAGGTTTAAactggtaatgaaccagttcattaccgataaCTAACTTGtgtgcaaaattcaattaaattacccATGTGGtgtaattttggaaatattttgagtgatttatgaatcggttcaaatctattgtgaaccggtaatgaaccgataagtaatttttgtccgagaGTTAATTTCATTGCTCTTAAACtattttagaagatattttgagtgttttatgaatcggtttaaatcggttgaggacCGGTAAACAGTATTTTTGTGATATAGCAGGTCACGAGGTTTTGTAATCGAATTTCAATTATTTGTGTGTGTCCGTATTCTAACGTAAtaccgtaaattttgcaaacGAGAACGAGTAGATTTTGCAAACCTAagggcaaaatcacattgacaataaaattctcgctgtagcctcaccgtatttcgttaatttactcattttcattgaaattcttaCGCACATTtttcattaccgtattaccttatctcagactcggtggcactaggtgaaaataatataagaaatttgaagaaataaaacgaaaattcgataaacggtgagcaaagaaCACTGTAcgaataatttctcttacagttttttctgctcaccgtttatcgaattttcgttttatttcttcaattttcttatattattttcgcctagtgccaccgagtatgagataaggtaatacggtaatcgagaatttgcgtaagaattgcaatgaaaatgcgtaaattaacgaaatacggtgagcattttactgtcaatgtgattctgcgctAACTCAATAAATTGAGTTAGGTTGAGAATTTGGCTTAAGCAAGATTTTCCTGAGCGGAAACCTGCTTGTTCTGATATAAGTTAATTCTCAATGACAGGTTCTCCTCAAGAGTAatcatataggggaatgttggcatggttcgcacagagtgaaccttcaaacaacgaaaattttctctttgtttgcaaagagctagttcgtcaattcttagccataagatagattattattaagctcatgaaacgagatgagtaATGGatggtcagctctttgcaaacaaagagaaaattcgcatcgtttgaaggttcactctgtgcgaaccatgcctacattcccctacaaagTTGTGGGCTAATTTTTGAAGCTCATACTCACACCCGTCAGCCCTTTAGTGGCTGATAAAAATCGACATGCACACCCCGTAAATTCATAAAATCCTTTCGTAACGATTCCTTTATAACATAAAGTAGTCGTTGTACGTAAGAATCTTCAGGGTGTGTGAATCCATTTCTCTATGCCACTAAAGAGCTTCCGGGTGCGAgtgcaaatttcaaaattttcaaaatgattaATTTGACTATAGCCATAAATTCAGCTATGGGTAAAACCAATTATCTCGGACAACATACCATTTCCCgttcatccaagacactttcACGCCTTCTAAGTACAGATCGTGGATTTATTCAAAGTTTTCTAGTATAATCCACTGCATTTCTACTTCATAACACTAGTGCTATCAGAGATTTTTTTCCCACAATTTTCATGATATGtcccaaaacttttttttaattgtcacTGCAATTAATCGTCAATTTCAATTCCTAAATTCTTGAACAATCTATTGTTTTTTTATAGATATATTTCTCCTAATTACCctaattttttgaaaactatgtTAAATTTATGACTTTTAACTGTGATGTTGTTGATTTTTTGTTATAGGCAATATTCTTATACTCTGTAATATGTAGAACTTTGCTAAATCGTAATTGCTGAAATTGATATACCtaattctactttttttttatagaccTCCCACAGATTTCTCATATATTGAAATGATTGTAATATCTACAAAGGAGCACTTTAATATTGATACTTcgattaaaagatttttattgctCTCTAAGTTGCtgcaataaattgttaaaattggttTCCTATGCAAATTCATAAGATGAATAAATATATTCACGCACTATGTCCACCTCTAAAGCTATCATTTTTAATGCAATCAGTATGGTAAATATGGAAGAAAATCTTAATGGGAGAAACAAGAATTGTAaaggaaaaaattaatatgagaATATTCTACTTAAAACTTCACCACAATTctttataacattttttatCCAATACATCACAAatctttttagaagatttgtTTTGGACCAAACACATTGGGCAGCACAAAAACCCAATTTATTTATGTGAGAGCCAAGTTAAACTTTTAGGTGATGCACAAGGAgcaaaaaatgagaaatttcgTGGAATGACAATCATTtaggagacatttttttttgttgttttagtATACATCATTCCACTGAgaaatttgatacatttttGTGCCAAAcaattcaccattttttttctttggaaatcgTCAATCAATCATTATTAAGAACATCTCACAGAATTTACCGTTAAGTCACCAATCTCGAAAAGTGCTAAATGATCACAGTTTAACATATATTCCATTAACATTAATGTCGATCACTTGAGGTGTCACAATATCAATATCATGTTCAAGACTTGGAAGGTAGAATCATTAAACGTAAAGTATATTTGCAATCACACAATAATAAAGATCCATTTAAAGAAATGTGCCGTACAACCAATCCATCGTAAAGTACCTTTATGATTAAATAATTACTACTTAATCGATTATATCAGGAACTATTGTAACTATGTTTATTCCATGTGGGACGTTAAAATCCAGCATTCCTTGCCAGAGTCATTAAAATTTAACTCTATTACTTTGCATAACTcgattttaatgtgattcactcAACATTTGTCTTTTTACTCACTATTTTGTgctataaatattaaaattaagcaTCATTGCGCGATAAATTGCTATAAGAATTCGTCAAAATAATGTCTTCTGCAAATTTAAATTGACTAGGCATGAAATTTGATGATACTTCGATCACTGCGAAATAACTCATCTCGCCTCCTCTCTATATTTTAATATCAACGCTACAGTAtattaatttttcctatgttataTATTCTGTGTACTTTTCtgtaacatatccctatattgtagaaatattcattaaatatgtAAAGGGTGTTGAGTGCTCTTgaggaattttaaaatttctaaatggaTTCGCATGTTATAGCATTACTCTcaagagtgcaaaaaaatcttCAGCATACAGTGAATTTTTTCACGTCAAGAATATACACATTTAAACCATTAATAATAACATCtctcatttcaatttattttttgagtGCAGTCAATGATTGCAAATTCTTGGGGAAGCTactggctaaaaaaaaatatcaacgaATTTGCAATGTTTCACAGGCATTTTCAatgaatcatttaatttaaatcaatgAAACATTTATTAAccgcatttatatttttaaattatttacagatcatttaaaaaattttcactttctcCCACTTGtaacaaaagaaaaagtaaatgaaaaaaatttgtgaatagaTGTGTCACTGTAATTTTCAGAAAGCTACATGAAGCATTATGTTTCATGCATATCTTTTAACTTGTTATcgaatattattaaaaacaaatttaaaaaaatattaaaaagtgttggAATTAACCCTTACCTGACCTAAATAAAttgttcaaaataattttagcaTGAACATATAgtcagtatttaaaaaaaaatggtccgTAGAAAAATTACGTGAAGTGCAATACAAAAtggatttaataattttctggtAAACAACAAGATCTATATTACTTACTAAAATGGtcgtaaaatttttaattttaaatcactAAGAGTTCCTTTGCACAAAACTCAATGTTTATTGAACGAATAAGATATATTTTCACCCCTTTtacctgagattctttacaatttcaggTTCTGTGGTGCGAGATGTAATCCGATCTTATCAAATGGGgcacaaattttggatttatacATGTTTTGACACTCAGATCACGAATATCGTATGTGCTAAAAATCGGTTTTCGTGGACATCCCGTCCCGTTCGATCCGTTCATCGGTCGTATAACCGCTTTTGGAGCGGTTTTCggaaaaggttaaatgtcgatgggtggcTAGGAACACCCCcagaattttgttttctcaataactcagcccctatagcatcgatcgatctccaattttagtatgttataactgagcctaagagctttcgattaacaaaatgaaCTTAAGTCACCGGTACCTCCTGATCTGATCTAGAAGGGATCAAACGGATCAAACATTGTTTtcgaaattacagtagactctcgctcaatcggcgctttttcaatcgggcgaaaaattttgttgacaattttcacgtttaattatgaagctaatttgcacaaatttgctgtagttcttcctattttatcgtgattctttataattgagcgccttttgtggaatttacaaaggctttgacgcccaaatctatcgataaaccggattacattttgccccaaatgcccaattgagagagagtctactgtaccataTCTCCGttataattatcaaaaattgaaaaaatttggtgttttggaaagccctcGTGGAATACTACTACTGTTTTGACACCTTAACTTCCTTCAATTATATCAGATGAGGTTGGGATGTTCAGAACAGTTGTAGCATTTAATGAAAGCTTTTCAAAACACCAAGCAGAATTAAATTCTAATTATTAGCccactaaaaaaatattattcccgCCGTGTCAAAATTAATAGcaatttttggataaaatttttgtcccaaaaatcgcacatttagaaaaaaaaatagttttaaggatATTCTtatggtaaatgttttgtgtactAACAATAAATATCTATTGTATGAACTATTTTTAAGCCCCAATGCTAATATTGAAGTCCGGCTACGATGGTAAATTGAGGAACAACTCTtagaaatttctcattttctGTGCTATATTTTCCATCTGATTTAGGTGCTTAAagataaaagatatcaacttgtaATGTTCGAAAGATGTCCCCATACGTAAACTCTACGATcattaacatgtccctcattgTTCATCCACTCCTCCAGTTCTTTTCTAAAAACGAATGCTTCTGGTATTTATTAAAAACGGTTTAAAGAATTTCTTTTATactattactgctcgaactcaaaaagagagcagttttattaatcgtctttttttaacttgtcaACATCCTGGAGTTTCAATgataaaagatatcgacttccggtcttcgatgacccccaataaaaaaaacaatatctccaaacttttttttcttccacccaTTCGGAATTCACTCATTTACCAATCCCCACCATAATtaatgttttttgatttttctcaaaattggaccaagctttttcaatgattttcggatgtgttttagagatagtgcaggcgaacatttcgtccaaacatatctatgaccgcaaaattcgctattttgaaCTATTAAAGGTCCAAAGTCAATCATTTTGAGGGCTCATTCTTTAATTGATTTGGatgaatttggattttatgaacaggtcttgaaatttcaagCCCGGCTTCATCGGTCTTCATCCGTAATGAATCAGTtaagtaccaatttttttttgaattttcaaatacttttgtgatttattatcaatttgatcttgatctctagtagaccagtaagcaccaaaagatcattcgaaaaattaattcacagaGCTCTGACTCGTGAGTTCgtgcattccgcaaagctaagacgctttgccatctctttggaGATGGTTTAGAAATTGTTCAGATGAACACTCCGTCCATGTACGCCATTGATGTAATATCACTTCTACCGGTTTTCCCGatttagcaataatattaaacttttttttctgcaaactttgagcaataaaaaatggcaTAACGGAATTAACTATTGCTTTCTTCTTTTACGCTCTAAaagtttagaacaaattctaaaacTAGGGTAAatatgtcctaattcaaaaccatttccagactctttaactttgacagaagattcaacactttgagttcaatttttttttaaagaaaattacttaaatttgctccttaactcttctagaatgttactgtttaatgaatattctttaaatataatttgaaaacttcttcaatacaagaaaaactcacaagtgcaaaatgcttctattggaaacaaattaatccaaatggagacaaggaaaattttctaattggagacaaacagtgtaattgaaatcgcgacgaaaggcttccaaaaccttgttgagttgctcttgagtgcaggatttgtccttattcctggttttttctcatttcccatctaaaacaataagaaaatctctccaaaaaaatcatatttccggggtttcctattgaagcatttcagACACTTcggaaaaaccctttttgttcacgaaataagtaattatatcatttgaaaacttcacgtaccgttaacaataaaaattagcacttaatttatctaaaattagccagaaatatggcataaatattaaacaaaacaaataaacaacagtcacctcattgtgtttttcattggaaaataagGTCGTTTGATAAAACATTTAATGATGAAAAgtgtacacttttaatttttttgagaaattagcaaattaaaatttgtgaatataaataaattttcgctttatttggagcaaaattaactaaataatgaaactgtggtatagataataatttagtactgtatttatcatgaaaacaatgacgtttccatttgcaatagagaaaaatttccatttggagcaggttttgaattagcttaatttaccctataacgttaattgcagtgcaattttcaataaataactaTCTAGAGCTCATTGAAGAAATTCTGAAAAAAGACAAGTTTAACACATgtgttcctcaacttaccatcgcggCAGCACATCAAT encodes the following:
- the LOC129805630 gene encoding uncharacterized protein LOC129805630, with amino-acid sequence MKYFLLTLAVLAAGALGAPLTNQAPSNEGTVSHGRPACRTSEELTLRLYRHNWDPSKWWECTEADQPAVMKSCPQGELFWDVTKTCVPEDRWVWTDPHDPPSSADWDGAPPERICPGNNPTCPNPCPTPCPPPPCPTPCPPPCPTPCPTPCPTPCPPCPETTTCPTTTPSTTTTTTTTTTTTTTTTTTTTTTTTTTTTTTTTTTTPCPPTPCPPTPCPPTPCPPTPCPPTPCPPTPCPPTPCPPTPCPDPDTMICRSEHMGMQWPGTRPNSFFVCHTINMPAIEMNCPAGTNFVFERQTCE